The proteins below come from a single Cannabis sativa cultivar Pink pepper isolate KNU-18-1 chromosome 3, ASM2916894v1, whole genome shotgun sequence genomic window:
- the LOC115720352 gene encoding uncharacterized protein LOC115720352, producing MASLIASVVDMYSDSVIDSVITGWSWAFQLTQPLKHPGRLSKAKVNAKYAQPRQTSSIIAFWNFVKRWPKSSMLQFQVQNELFGVADDSIWLAKSDIQELCTMQYLGAQQIGVWYFKERLLDMGGLNRVYEFLNPGAIATDAGDESNRCQALVARMTRMTNSEKWLIAPYNNRKMFHWMLVVIQPSTQTVAYLDSGNDDIPDDLNFIISTSFTMYNRMVRRPDRPTQWMTPICPQQPDDKQCGYYVMKFIESLWS from the exons ATGGCTTCTTTAATAGCTTCTGTGGTTGATATGTACTCGGATTCTGTTATAGACAGTGTAATCACAGGTTGGAGTTGGGCTTTCCAACTCACACAGCCTCTAAAACACCCTGGGAGGCTGAGTAAGGCAAAAGTTAATGCAAAGTATGCCCAACCACGCCAAACTTCTTCCATTATTGCATTTTGGAACTTCGTCAAAAGGTGGCCCAAGTCATCCATGCTCCAATTCCAAGTCCAGAATGAGCTATTTGGGGTCGCAGATGACTCTATTTGGCTTGCTAAGAGTGACATTCAAGAATTGTGCACCATGCAATACTTGGGAGCCCAACAAATAGGAGTTTG GTACTTTAAAGAAAGACTGTTGGACATGGGTGGGTTGAATCGAGTCTATGAATTTTTGAATCCGGGTGCGATTGCCACCGATGCAGGGGATGAGAGTAATCGTTGCCAAGCACTAGTCGCTCGAATGACTAGGATGACTAATTCAGAGAAATGGCTTATTGCCCCATATAATAATAG GAAGATGTTTCACTGGATGCTTGTAGTCATCCAGCCAAGTACGCAGACGGTGGCGTACTTGGATTCAGGCAACGACGACATCCCGGATGATTTGAACTTtattatatccac ATCGTTCACAATGTATAACCGAATGGTACGACGACCTGATCGACCTACCCAGTGGATGACTCCTATTTGTCCTCAACAACCCGATGACAAACAGTGTGGATACTACGTCATGAAATTCATTGAAAGTTTATGGTCGTAG